From the Streptomyces sp. Sge12 genome, the window CTCCGGCAGCGGCAAGTCCACCGTCTCCCGGCTGGTCTCCGGCCTCCACGTCCCCTGGGCCGGGGCCATCCGCATCGACGGCATGCGGCTGGAGGACATCCCGCGCGGCGCGCTGGCCGCTTCCGTCTCCTTCGTCGACCAGGACGTCTTCCTCTTCGAGGGCACCGTCCGCGACAACGTCACCCTGTGGGACCCCTCCATCACCGACGAGGCCGTGATCGCCGCCCTGGAGGACGCCGCCGTGCACGAGGTGGTCGCCCGCCGGCCCGGCGGCATCCACAGCCGCGTCGAGCAGGACGGACGCAACTTCTCCGGCGGCCAGCGCCAGCGCCTGGAGATCGCGCGGGCGCTGGTGCGCCGCCCCAGCGTCATGGTGCTCGACGAGGTCACCAGCGCCCTGGACGCCGTCACCGAGCAGGTCATCATCGAGAACCTGCGCCGTCGGGGTTGCGCCTGTGTGGTCATCGCCCACCGGCTGAGCACCGTGCGCGACAGCGACGAGATCGTCGTGCTCGACCGGGGCACGGTCGTGGAACGCGGGCGCCACGAACAACTGGTCGCCGCGCAGGGCCCGTACGCCGCACTGGTCAAGGAGCACTGAGGTGACGTACGCACAGCACACGGCCGCCGGCGCCGGCGTCGGCGCGGTCCCGACGGGCGGGGTCCCCGACCCGGTCGTCGCGGCTCTGGGTGCGCTGGGTGCGCCGGTGGACTGCGCGGGGATGCGCAGCCTGTCCCTGGAAGGCCCGCTCGTCCTGTGGCTGGTCGTCGAGGGCGAGCTGGACCTGTTCGCGGTGGACGCCGCGCAGGGCGGGCACTGGCACTTCCTGGGCCGGCTGGAGGCGGGCACGCTGCTGCTCGGCCCCGCCGAGGGCCCCGACCACACCCTGGTCGGCCGGCCCCTGCCGGGGTGCCGGCTGCGCCGGATCGCACTGCGGGAGCTGTACCGGCCGGAATGCCCGCAGTACCCGGAATACCCGCAGTACACGGGGTACGCCGACGAAGGGCCGTACGGCGCCGCGGCCGCGGCGCTGCCGAGCCCCCTCGAGGACGCCTTCGCGCGCGGCATCGGCCGCGGTCTGCGCGTGCTCTACCAGGCACCGCTGGACGGCACCGCCACCACCGGGCAGGGCGGCGCCGACGAGGACATCCTGTGGATGCGGATCAGCCCGGGCAGCGTGCAGTACGGCGCCGTGTACGAGGCGGAGGCGGTGGGCACCCTCCTCGTCGACGCGGCGATGTGGCAGGGCATGGTCGACCAGCAGTACCGACTGCTGTACGCCCTGGACGACTGGATCGAGCAGCTGGAGCGTGCGCACGAGGACCGTACGGCGGCGGGGATCGAGGCGGGCCGGGCAGCGCGTACCCAGGCGGACCGGACGCTGCTGGCGTCCATCGTCCGGGCCGGCGGCCGGCATCCCCACCGGAGTGCGGGCGTCGATGCGACCCTCGCCGCGTGCCGTGTCGTCGCCGACGCGGCCCGCATCTCCCTGACCGCGCCCGTCGGGGCCGACGCCGCGTCCGAGCAGCTGGATCCCGTCGAACGCATCGCGCTCGCCTCGCGGATCCGCACCCGTGTGGTCAGGCTCGACGGGCGCTGGTGGCGGGAGAACAGCGGTCCGCTGGTGGGCCGGCGCGAGAAGGACGGCGCACCGGTCGCCCTGCTGTGGCGGCGCGGCGGCTACGAGGCGGTCGATCCCGCCACCGGCACGCGCGAGCGCGTGGGGAGGGCCGACGGGGCCGCCTTGGAACCGCGCGCCGTCATGCTGTACCGCCCCCTGCCCGACGGGCGGGTGAGCCTGCCGGCGCTGCTCCGCTTCAGCGTCCGCGGCACCCTGCCCGAGCTGCGCAGCCTGATGCTGGGCGGGCTGGTCGCGGTGGTCCTGGGCGCCCTGGTGCCGATCGCCACCGGCCAGGTCCTCGGCCGGTACGTGCCGCAGGGCGAGACCGGCCTCATCGTGCAGACCGGGGTGGCGCTGATCGCGACCGCCGTGGTCTCGGCCGTCTTCATGCTGCTCCAGAACACCTCGCTGCTGCGCATGGAGGGCCGCATCGAGGCCACGCTGCAACCGGCCGTGTGGGACCGGCTGCTGCGGCTGCCGGCGACGTTCTTCACCGGTCGCTCGACCGGCGAACTGGCCGGCGCGGCGATGGGCATCAGCACCATCCGCCGGGTGCTGTCCGGTATCGGCCCGGTCTGCGTACAGGCGGGCGCGGTCGGCTCGGTCAGCTTCGTGCTGCTGCTCGTCCACAGCGTGCCGCTGGCGATGGCGGCGCTGGCCATGCTGGTCCTCGTCGCGGGGGTGTTCCTGTGCCTGGGGCTGTGGCAGCTGCGGTACGAGCGCCGGCTGAACACGCTCGGCCACCGGCTGGGCAACCAGGCCTTCCAGACCCTGCGCGGCCTGCCCAAGCTGCGGGTCGCGGCGGCCGAGAGCTTCGCGTACGCCGCCTGGGCGAGGGAGTTCGCCCGTACCCGGGACCTCCAGCAGCGCATCGGCCGGACCCAGAACGTCAGCACGGTCCTCGGCGCCGTCCACCTGCCGCTGTGCACGCTCGTGATGTTCGTGCTGCTGGCCGGCCCGGCCCGCGGCACCCTGTCGGCCAGTGAGTTCCTCACCTTCAGCACGGCGCTGACGATGCTGCTGTCGTCGGTCACGCAGGTGACCGGGGCGCTCGTCTCGGCGGCGGCGGTACTGCCGATGTTCGAGCAGATCCGGCCGCTCCTGCGGGAGACGCCCGAAGTGGACCGCTCCAGTACCCGCCCGGGGGAGCTGACCGGTGCCATCGAGGCCAGGAACCTGTCCTACCGCTACACCGAGGACGGCCCGCTCGTACTCGACGGCATCGACCTGCGGGTCGGACCGGGCGAGTTCGTCGCGATCGTCGGGGCCAGCGGCTGCGGCAAGTCGACCCTGCTGCGGATGCTCATCGGTTTCGACAAACCCCTCGCGGGGAGCGTGCTCTACGACGGCCAGGACCTGGCGGCGCTCGACCGGGCTGCCGTACGCCGCCAGTGCGGCGTCGTGCTGCAGAACGCCCAGCCCCTCTCCGGGTCGATCCTCGACTGCATCTGCGGCGCCGGGACGTTCTCGCTCGAGGAGGCGTGGGAGGCGGCGGCCATGGCGGGTCTGGCGCAGGACATCAAGGCCATGCCGATGGGCATGCACACCATCCTGTCCGACGGCGGCGGCACGGTCTCGGGCGGTCAGCGCCAGCGGCTGATGATCGCCCAGGCACTCATCCGCAAGCCACGCGTCCTGTTCCTCGACGAGGCCACCAGCGCGCTGGACAACGAGGCCCAGCGGGTGGTCATCGAATCCACCCGCGCCCTGCGGACCACCCGCCTCGTGATCGCCCACCGCCTGTCCACCGTCATGGACGCCGATCGCGTGATCGTCATGGCGGACGGCCGGATCGTGCAGCAGGGGCCGCCGGCCGAGCTGCTCGCCGACGCGACGGGCCTCTTCCACGGCTTGGTCCGACGGCAACTGCGTTGACAGACGAAAGTGTGAGTGGTTGAGTACTCACATGAAGAGCGAACGACCCCGCCAGCTGTCCACCGCCGAGGAGCGCCGCGAGACGGTGCTGCGCACCGCCATCGGCGCCTTCGCGGCGCGCGGCTACTGGGGCACCACCACGTCCGAGGTGGCCAAGGCGGCCGGCATCTCGCAGGCGTACGTCTACCGCCTGTTCCCGAACAAGGAACTGCTGTTCACGGCCGTGGTCGAGCACTGCTTCGTCCAGGTGCGGGCCAGCCTGGAGCGGGCGGCGACCGAGGTGAAGGGCAGCTCCCCCGAGGCGGTACTGGGGGCCATGGGAGACGAGTACGCACTGCTGATCAGCGATAACGACCTGATGCTGATCCAGCTGCACGCCCAGGCCGCGGCCGTCTCCGAGCCGGCCGTCCGCGAGGCGGTCCGGCAGGGCTACGCCCGGCTGGTGGAGTACGTCCGCGGCGCCTCGGGCGGCACCGAGGGGCAGGTCCAGGAGTTCTTCGCGCGGGGCATGCTGT encodes:
- a CDS encoding NHLP bacteriocin export ABC transporter permease/ATPase subunit, yielding MTYAQHTAAGAGVGAVPTGGVPDPVVAALGALGAPVDCAGMRSLSLEGPLVLWLVVEGELDLFAVDAAQGGHWHFLGRLEAGTLLLGPAEGPDHTLVGRPLPGCRLRRIALRELYRPECPQYPEYPQYTGYADEGPYGAAAAALPSPLEDAFARGIGRGLRVLYQAPLDGTATTGQGGADEDILWMRISPGSVQYGAVYEAEAVGTLLVDAAMWQGMVDQQYRLLYALDDWIEQLERAHEDRTAAGIEAGRAARTQADRTLLASIVRAGGRHPHRSAGVDATLAACRVVADAARISLTAPVGADAASEQLDPVERIALASRIRTRVVRLDGRWWRENSGPLVGRREKDGAPVALLWRRGGYEAVDPATGTRERVGRADGAALEPRAVMLYRPLPDGRVSLPALLRFSVRGTLPELRSLMLGGLVAVVLGALVPIATGQVLGRYVPQGETGLIVQTGVALIATAVVSAVFMLLQNTSLLRMEGRIEATLQPAVWDRLLRLPATFFTGRSTGELAGAAMGISTIRRVLSGIGPVCVQAGAVGSVSFVLLLVHSVPLAMAALAMLVLVAGVFLCLGLWQLRYERRLNTLGHRLGNQAFQTLRGLPKLRVAAAESFAYAAWAREFARTRDLQQRIGRTQNVSTVLGAVHLPLCTLVMFVLLAGPARGTLSASEFLTFSTALTMLLSSVTQVTGALVSAAAVLPMFEQIRPLLRETPEVDRSSTRPGELTGAIEARNLSYRYTEDGPLVLDGIDLRVGPGEFVAIVGASGCGKSTLLRMLIGFDKPLAGSVLYDGQDLAALDRAAVRRQCGVVLQNAQPLSGSILDCICGAGTFSLEEAWEAAAMAGLAQDIKAMPMGMHTILSDGGGTVSGGQRQRLMIAQALIRKPRVLFLDEATSALDNEAQRVVIESTRALRTTRLVIAHRLSTVMDADRVIVMADGRIVQQGPPAELLADATGLFHGLVRRQLR
- a CDS encoding TetR/AcrR family transcriptional regulator encodes the protein MKSERPRQLSTAEERRETVLRTAIGAFAARGYWGTTTSEVAKAAGISQAYVYRLFPNKELLFTAVVEHCFVQVRASLERAATEVKGSSPEAVLGAMGDEYALLISDNDLMLIQLHAQAAAVSEPAVREAVRQGYARLVEYVRGASGGTEGQVQEFFARGMLCHLIVSMGADEVDAPWTRTLSAGIKHV